A single window of Nicotiana sylvestris chromosome 3, ASM39365v2, whole genome shotgun sequence DNA harbors:
- the LOC104223573 gene encoding heavy metal-associated isoprenylated plant protein 20, whose amino-acid sequence MSIFTALNERRLMPYASRKKGSKGAFGKVKNPQSLKEKNPIPHPLPLNFSNCFKKHSNHSSSLHSSLTSISYCLAALQIKKFRNVATVMANVVELKVGLHCDECIKKILKAIKKIEDIETYDVDTQLNKVTVTGNVTTEEVIKCLHKIGKQATNWDQQSTY is encoded by the exons ATGTCAATTTTCACGGCCCTGAATGAACGGAGACTAATGCCCTACGCGTCCAGGAAAAAGGGTTCTAAAGGAGCTTTTGGCAAAGTGAAAAATCCTCAATCACTCAAAGAAAAGAATCCTATACCCCACCCTCTTCCTTTAAATTTTTCCAACTGTTTCAAAAAACATTCAAATCATTCATCATCTCTTCATTCGTCTCTAACTAGCATCAGTTATTGCTTGGCAGCTCTGCAAATTAAGAAGTTTCGAAACGTAGCAACTGTAATGGCCAAT GTGGTGGAGCTTAAAGTAGGCCTGCACTGCGACGAATGCATCAAGAAAATCTTGAAGGCAATCAAGAAAATCGAAG ATATTGAAACATATGATGTGGATACACAACTGAATAAGGTGACAGTAACTGGAAATGTAACTACTGAAGAGGTCATCAAATGTCTTCACAAGATAGGGAAACAAGCCACCAACTGGGATCAACAATCAACTTACTAA